Proteins encoded together in one Mobula hypostoma chromosome 9, sMobHyp1.1, whole genome shotgun sequence window:
- the sox8a gene encoding transcription factor SOX-8a: MLNMTEEHGQGAADAGCSPACSGSDSESVGSPGSVSEGEPQPEDCSRSLPAAVASKKLGCEEDERFPACIREAVSQVLKGYDWTLVPMPVRINGTSKNKPHVKRPMNAFMVWAQAARRKLADQYPHLHNAELSKTLGKLWRLLSESEKRPFVEEAERLRVQHKKDHPDYKYQPRRRKSVKNGPPDSEQGAEQSQLAVGQVYKDGLSAGRGVSDGHHPPEHTGHAQGPPTPPTTPKTDLHVGKHELKREGRSIAENGRQNIDFSNVDISELSSEVINNMETFDVHEFDQYLPLNGHTVPFSSDHSHGLNTAGSYSASYLTSSAAQVIWNHKSASSSSSSSSVASEPSQHRPHIKTEQLSPSHYNDQHHGSSPQADYSSYSNQGCSPVSATATAFSGSQCDYSDVQGPNYYNPYSGYPSPIYQYPYFHSSRRPYASSLLNSLSIPPAHSPTNWDQPVYTTLTRP; the protein is encoded by the exons ATGCTGAACATGACGGAGGAACACGGGCAGGGGGCGGCCGATGCGGGCTGCAGCCCGGCCTGCAGCGGCTCCGACAGTGAGTCGGTGGGATCGCCGGGGTCGGTGTCCGAGGGCGAGCCTCAGCCGGAGGACTGCAGCCGCTCGCTGCCCGCTGCCGTCGCCAGCAAGAAGTTGGGCTGCGAAGAAGACGAGCGTTTCCCAGCCTGCATACGAGAGGCGGTCAGTCAAGTGTTGAAGGGCTACGACTGGACTCTGGTGCCCATGCCCGTGAGGATAAACGGCACTTCCAAAAACAAGCCCCACGTTAAGAGACCCATGAACGCCTTCATGGTGTGGGCTCAGGCTGCCCGGCGCAAACTGGCGGACCAGTACCCGCATCTTCACAACGCGGAGCTCAGCAAAACCCTGGGCAAACTCTGGCG CCTGCTGAGCGAAAGTGAAAAGCGTCCCTTCGTGGAAGAGGCCGAGCGCCTGCGGGTACAGCACAAGAAGGACCACCCCGATTACAAGTACCAGCCCCGCCGCAGGAAGAGCGTGAAGAACGGGCCGCCCGACTCCGAACAGGGCGCTGAGCAGAGCCAGCTGGCCGTCGGCCAGGTGTACAAGGACGGCCTGTCGGCAGGGAGGGGAGTCTCCGACGGCCACCACCCGCCAGAGCACACAG GCCATGCACAAGGGCCCCCAACACCACCCACCACACCCAAAACTGACCTTCACGTGGGGAAGCATGAGCTGAAGAGGGAGGGGCGTTCCATAGCGGAGAACGGCCGCCAGAACATTGACTTCAGCAACGTGGACATCAGCGAGCTGAGCAGTGAGGTCATCAACAACATGGAGACCTTTGACGTCCATGAGTTTGACCAATACCTACCACTGAATGGCCACACGGTgcccttctcctctgaccacAGCCATGGACTGAACACGGCCGGCTCATACAGTGCTTCCTACCTAACCAGCAGCGCAGCCCAGGTCATCTGGAATCATAAGAGCGCCTCATCTTCATCATCCTCTTCATCAGTCGCCAGTGAACCAAGTCAGCATAGGCCGCACATTAAGACAGAACAGCTGAGCCCAAGCCACTACAATGACCAGCATCATGGCTCTTCACCTCAAGCTGATTATAGTTCCTACAGTAATCAGGGTTGCAGTCCTGTCAGTGCTACTGCTACTGCCTTTTCTGGCTCCCAGTGTGACTATTCTGATGTCCAAGGCCCCAACTACTACAACCCTTATTCTGGATACCCATCACCCATCTATCAATATCCTTATTTTCATTCATCTCGCCGTCCTTATGCATCATCCCTCCTGAATAGTCTGTCCATTCCTCCAGCCCACAGCCCAACCAACTGGGATCAGCCAGTCTACACAACCCTGACTAGGCCATAG